A genome region from Marinobacter panjinensis includes the following:
- a CDS encoding EAL domain-containing protein, with translation MTQRTLANNVARLIRLSVVLVVLPAAFVGVVAGRLTGQRSNRQLKTRRDVRHEDALRTREAEFRTLVETMPQIVWVTRPDGRHIDFNQHWLDYTGLTLEESLGHGWNPPFHPEDRGLAAERWLQAINSGEPYEIEYRLRRWDGVYHWMLGRALPMRDAEGNIIKWFGTCTDIDDLKRTQERLDEAQRVGRIGDWEYNVVTEETTWSPEVYRIFGRDTRLGSPRTFHDSAALFDAESVVLLKEMISQGVASGETQRIDLRTKGGGGKESYVQTVAVPRKGDSGEVVGLFGTVQDISERKKAELALHARAQQQLLAAALGRYALSAASLDEVYAEAAATITKGLKVEFSNVLLLNGPQQPLVLKAGIGWEPGWIGRQVADPMEQTQTYRVLASREPVIIHDFSNDSRFTPSELLTSHGVVSGVDVLVGGTEKPVGVLGAYTSTPRKFSTDDVGFLQGVANVLGAAAERQRANDQLSHMALHDPLTDLPNRLLLTDRLNVALSHAQRHDQQVAVLFLDLDRFKHVNDVFGHALGDHVLHDVAKRLSHCVRSEDTVSRQGGDEFIVALTDIDDEKDAALIADKVLAAITSPFLLEGTEIILGVSIGIACFPRDGQDAETLLRNADAAMYVAKDLGRNRYQFYAPEMNMRGLDRLTLESDLHRAIERNELFLMYQPQLDLNTGNVVGLEALVRWQHPSRGLISPGQFIPIAEICGLITPVGNWVLESACHQHVRWVSQGLIKGTMAVNISAHQFRQADFCDRVSDVLLRTGLEPDLLELEVTESVVMHGIDQVLHKLNVLRGLGVTLAIDDFGTGYSSLSYLKQFPLHRLKIDQSFTCGLPADLESSAIAEAIIQMGHSLGLDVLAEGIETRAQVTNLQSLGCDAGQGFLYARPLSVEECGDYLLAAVGDRR, from the coding sequence ATGACCCAAAGGACCCTTGCAAACAACGTGGCACGGCTCATTCGGTTGAGTGTGGTACTCGTCGTCCTCCCGGCAGCGTTTGTCGGTGTAGTTGCGGGCAGGCTGACAGGACAGCGTTCGAATCGCCAACTGAAGACCAGGAGAGACGTTCGCCACGAGGATGCGTTGCGCACACGCGAGGCGGAATTCCGGACGCTGGTCGAAACCATGCCGCAAATCGTTTGGGTCACCCGCCCCGATGGCCGCCACATCGATTTCAATCAGCACTGGCTGGATTATACCGGGCTGACGCTTGAAGAGAGTCTTGGGCACGGCTGGAATCCGCCGTTCCACCCGGAGGACCGCGGGCTTGCGGCGGAACGTTGGCTGCAAGCGATTAACAGTGGCGAACCCTATGAGATTGAATACCGGCTACGTCGGTGGGATGGGGTTTATCACTGGATGCTCGGCAGGGCACTGCCAATGCGAGATGCTGAGGGCAACATCATTAAATGGTTTGGCACTTGCACGGACATTGACGACCTGAAGCGGACGCAGGAACGCCTGGATGAGGCCCAGCGCGTTGGAAGGATCGGGGATTGGGAATACAACGTCGTCACCGAAGAGACCACCTGGTCACCGGAAGTTTACAGGATATTCGGAAGAGACACCCGGCTTGGCTCCCCGCGAACCTTCCATGACAGCGCAGCTCTCTTTGATGCTGAAAGCGTAGTTCTTTTGAAGGAAATGATAAGCCAGGGAGTCGCTTCGGGCGAAACTCAGCGAATTGACCTTCGCACAAAGGGAGGCGGCGGTAAGGAGTCTTATGTCCAGACAGTTGCAGTGCCAAGGAAGGGTGATAGTGGCGAGGTGGTAGGCCTCTTCGGTACGGTTCAGGATATTTCTGAACGAAAAAAGGCCGAACTGGCGCTGCATGCCAGGGCTCAGCAACAACTGCTCGCCGCCGCGCTTGGGCGGTATGCTTTGTCGGCCGCGAGTCTTGATGAGGTGTATGCGGAAGCGGCGGCGACAATCACGAAGGGTCTGAAGGTGGAGTTCAGCAACGTCCTGCTGCTGAACGGGCCTCAACAACCCCTGGTTCTGAAGGCCGGTATCGGATGGGAACCCGGCTGGATCGGTCGCCAGGTGGCGGACCCAATGGAGCAGACACAAACCTATCGTGTTCTTGCGTCCCGCGAACCGGTCATCATTCATGATTTCAGTAACGATTCGCGATTCACTCCGTCCGAACTTCTTACATCCCATGGTGTTGTCAGTGGTGTCGATGTACTGGTTGGCGGAACTGAAAAGCCTGTTGGTGTGCTGGGCGCCTACACCAGCACGCCCCGTAAGTTCTCAACCGATGATGTCGGTTTTCTGCAAGGGGTTGCCAATGTCCTTGGTGCGGCAGCCGAGCGCCAGCGGGCTAACGACCAGCTCAGCCACATGGCCCTTCATGATCCGCTCACCGACTTGCCAAATCGTCTGCTTTTAACCGATCGGCTCAACGTAGCGCTGTCGCACGCCCAGCGGCATGATCAACAGGTCGCGGTGCTTTTCCTGGACCTCGACCGGTTCAAGCATGTGAATGACGTATTCGGGCATGCCCTGGGCGACCATGTTCTTCATGACGTGGCGAAGCGCCTCTCCCACTGTGTGCGCTCCGAGGATACGGTGAGCCGGCAAGGGGGCGACGAGTTTATCGTGGCACTGACGGACATAGACGACGAAAAGGACGCCGCACTCATTGCCGATAAAGTTCTCGCTGCCATTACCTCTCCCTTTCTTCTGGAGGGTACTGAAATTATCCTGGGTGTCAGTATCGGGATTGCGTGTTTCCCCCGTGATGGACAGGATGCAGAAACATTGCTGCGTAATGCCGATGCGGCAATGTACGTTGCCAAGGATCTGGGCCGTAACCGTTACCAGTTTTACGCACCTGAGATGAACATGCGAGGGTTGGATCGTTTAACCCTTGAAAGCGACCTGCATCGTGCCATTGAACGTAATGAGCTGTTTCTTATGTATCAGCCACAGCTTGACCTCAACACCGGGAATGTTGTCGGTCTGGAAGCATTGGTTCGATGGCAGCACCCCTCCCGTGGACTAATATCCCCCGGTCAGTTTATCCCGATTGCCGAGATCTGTGGCCTGATCACCCCGGTGGGAAACTGGGTGCTGGAGTCGGCCTGCCACCAGCATGTTCGCTGGGTGTCTCAGGGGCTGATAAAAGGGACTATGGCGGTGAACATTTCCGCACATCAATTCCGACAGGCTGATTTTTGTGATCGGGTAAGCGATGTGCTTTTGCGTACAGGACTGGAGCCCGATCTACTGGAGCTGGAGGTCACGGAAAGCGTGGTCATGCATGGCATTGACCAGGTTCTGCACAAACTCAACGTACTTCGTGGATTGGGGGTCACGCTTGCCATTGACGACTTCGGAACCGGCTATTCAAGCCTGAGTTACCTGAAGCAGTTCCCGCTCCATCGCTTAAAGATAGATCAATCATTCACCTGCGGACTACCCGCTGACCTGGAAAGCAGCGCGATTGCCGAAGCGATCATCCAGATGGGACACAGTCTGGGACTCGACGTACTGGCCGAGGGAATTGAGACCAGGGCGCAGGTAACCAATCTCCAATCCCTTGGCTGTGATGCAGGGCAGGGCTTTCTGTACGCCAGGCCGCTGTCGGTCGAGGAGTGCGGGGACTACCTTCTTGCGGCCGTAGGCGACAGGAGGTGA
- a CDS encoding FkbM family methyltransferase codes for MTSRVAITDQLNRSLGLLRSLVIYRRPGRQKSLRRLYSEFVRPGDLVFDIGAHLGDRSSAFAALGARVVALEPQPQLLRWLRRLTRHQPEIVCLPLAAGRAPGNAELALSLRNPTVASMDSRWREHLRTTTAGFRHVRWEDSVTVTITTLDELIRQYGQPSFCKIDVEGFEVEVLAGLSQSLPALSFEFVDGTLGQALRCLEELERLGRHEFNVIAGEQRRFIWSSWQDPESLRQWLDAGAEGIASGDIYARLVA; via the coding sequence GTGACCTCGCGCGTTGCCATTACCGATCAACTGAACCGCAGTCTGGGACTGCTACGTTCCCTGGTCATATATCGACGCCCCGGGCGCCAGAAGTCTCTACGCCGACTCTACAGTGAATTCGTCCGGCCCGGGGATCTGGTATTCGACATCGGCGCTCATCTGGGGGACCGCAGCTCCGCGTTTGCCGCGCTGGGGGCGCGGGTGGTGGCGCTGGAGCCGCAGCCACAATTGCTGCGCTGGCTGCGGCGGCTGACGCGGCATCAACCTGAAATAGTGTGCCTGCCACTGGCGGCGGGACGGGCCCCGGGCAACGCCGAACTGGCGCTGAGCTTGCGCAATCCCACCGTGGCGTCAATGGACAGCCGCTGGCGCGAACACCTGCGTACAACTACTGCCGGTTTCCGGCATGTGCGCTGGGAGGACTCGGTTACCGTGACGATCACTACCCTGGACGAGCTGATACGGCAGTATGGTCAGCCCAGCTTCTGCAAGATCGATGTGGAAGGCTTTGAGGTGGAAGTGCTGGCGGGACTGAGCCAGTCACTGCCGGCACTGTCCTTCGAATTCGTGGACGGTACCCTGGGTCAGGCCCTGCGATGCCTGGAGGAGCTCGAGCGGCTGGGCCGGCACGAGTTCAATGTTATTGCCGGCGAGCAACGCCGGTTTATATGGTCTTCATGGCAGGATCCGGAGTCGCTCAGGCAATGGCTTGATGCGGGAGCTGAGGGAATTGCTTCAGGGGATATCTATGCCCGGCTCGTCGCCTGA
- a CDS encoding cytochrome b — MPQIQKYPAGWRVLHWVMALMVLTLIPVGLWMASRAEAEIWGTLTNTLYSVHKAIGFSVLLLMILRIVVKVRVKSPPYPDEMPRTLQIAARTVHNLMYVLLVITPLFGWAGVTAFPALGIVGDYKLPAMPFVPEDEELASRLFYIHGWLAITLGVLIAGHIAAALRHLLSKDGIFQRMV; from the coding sequence ATGCCGCAGATTCAGAAATACCCCGCAGGCTGGCGGGTGCTGCATTGGGTAATGGCGCTGATGGTTCTGACGTTGATACCCGTCGGGCTCTGGATGGCTTCGCGCGCGGAAGCAGAGATCTGGGGGACGCTGACGAACACGCTGTACAGTGTGCACAAAGCCATCGGCTTCAGCGTGCTGTTACTGATGATCCTGCGAATCGTGGTGAAAGTTCGGGTCAAGAGCCCGCCATACCCGGATGAGATGCCACGCACATTGCAGATTGCCGCCAGGACCGTCCATAACCTGATGTATGTACTGCTGGTGATAACGCCGTTGTTCGGCTGGGCCGGTGTGACTGCCTTTCCGGCGCTAGGCATAGTGGGCGATTACAAACTGCCAGCCATGCCTTTTGTACCGGAGGACGAAGAACTGGCTTCCCGCCTGTTTTATATACATGGATGGCTCGCCATAACCCTGGGTGTATTGATTGCTGGTCATATCGCGGCAGCCTTGCGCCATTTGTTGAGCAAAGACGGTATTTTTCAACGGATGGTTTAA
- a CDS encoding sulfurtransferase TusA family protein: MTDHQSEAHEEVHLVDAVGLVCPLPILRFKKRTQHLPSGTQVDFLADDPSGRRDLQVLCELTGHRIEWVREEDAGVLRYRIRLA, translated from the coding sequence TTGACTGATCATCAATCAGAAGCACACGAGGAGGTACACCTGGTCGACGCTGTCGGCCTGGTGTGCCCGCTTCCCATTCTGCGTTTTAAAAAACGCACTCAACATTTACCCAGCGGCACACAGGTCGACTTCCTGGCCGATGACCCCAGTGGCCGCCGGGATCTGCAGGTACTGTGTGAGCTGACCGGCCACAGGATTGAATGGGTGCGCGAAGAGGACGCCGGCGTTCTCCGTTACAGGATCCGCCTGGCGTAG
- a CDS encoding formate dehydrogenase subunit gamma, whose product MNVKIFGAAILVLATLFLNPGWAQEAPEVDRTSTGGAQTLEDIMARQKQLNIDESFRSENLGDPANAAPIDEPLGTLGGRSQADSWRGVRYDEIETDTQVRGPAVDVLIQDGGMPWYELRRGPVITYGGGAILGFLLLLVIFYFIRGRIEIDGGPSGTKIERFKAIERFGHWLLAGSFIALALTGLLTLMGRSFLIPVIGKEAFSPLAIGAKWLHNNIAWAFMLGLVLTFVMWVAHNIPNKLDWQWLKAGGGIFTKSHPSAKKFNAGQKIIFWTVMVLGFSVSLSGLSLLFPFEMPMFASTFEVMNSVLGTDFPTALAPHEEMQLSNIWHSIVAFLMMLAIIAHIYIGTVGMEGAYDAMGDGQVDLAWARQHHDLWVEERQAKQGKGESP is encoded by the coding sequence ATGAACGTTAAAATATTCGGTGCCGCCATCCTCGTATTGGCGACACTGTTCCTCAACCCTGGCTGGGCACAAGAAGCCCCCGAGGTTGATCGGACAAGTACCGGGGGTGCTCAAACCCTGGAAGACATCATGGCTCGTCAGAAGCAGTTGAATATTGACGAGTCCTTCCGGTCCGAAAATCTGGGTGATCCTGCCAACGCGGCGCCCATCGATGAACCACTGGGCACTCTCGGAGGACGTTCTCAGGCTGACAGCTGGCGAGGCGTTCGCTACGACGAGATTGAAACCGACACCCAGGTTCGGGGCCCCGCAGTCGACGTCCTGATCCAGGACGGAGGCATGCCCTGGTATGAGTTACGGAGAGGACCGGTCATCACCTATGGCGGTGGCGCAATCCTGGGCTTCCTGTTGCTGCTGGTGATTTTCTACTTTATTCGAGGCAGGATCGAGATTGACGGTGGCCCTTCAGGCACCAAGATTGAGCGATTCAAGGCCATCGAACGATTTGGCCACTGGTTGTTGGCCGGCTCGTTCATTGCGCTGGCTCTGACGGGGCTGCTCACCCTGATGGGGCGCAGTTTCCTGATCCCTGTGATAGGAAAAGAAGCCTTTTCCCCTCTGGCTATCGGTGCCAAGTGGCTTCACAACAACATTGCCTGGGCCTTTATGCTGGGCCTGGTGTTGACGTTCGTCATGTGGGTGGCGCACAACATTCCCAATAAACTGGACTGGCAGTGGCTCAAGGCAGGCGGAGGTATTTTTACCAAGTCCCACCCTTCGGCAAAGAAATTTAATGCGGGCCAGAAGATCATCTTCTGGACAGTCATGGTTCTGGGTTTTTCAGTGTCCCTGTCAGGCCTGTCGCTGCTGTTTCCGTTTGAAATGCCGATGTTTGCCTCAACCTTTGAGGTCATGAACAGTGTCCTGGGAACCGATTTCCCGACAGCCCTGGCACCTCATGAAGAGATGCAGTTGTCCAACATCTGGCACTCGATTGTGGCGTTCCTGATGATGCTGGCCATCATCGCACACATCTATATCGGTACGGTTGGTATGGAAGGCGCGTACGATGCCATGGGTGACGGTCAGGTTGACCTGGCGTGGGCTCGCCAACACCACGATCTGTGGGTAGAAGAGCGTCAGGCCAAACAAGGCAAGGGAGAATCACCGTGA
- the fdh3B gene encoding formate dehydrogenase FDH3 subunit beta, producing MALEGQARAKFLCDAERCIECNACVTACKNEHEVPWGINRRRVVTIEDGKPGERSISVACMHCSDAPCMAVCPVDCFYQTEDGIVLHSKDLCIGCGYCFYACPFGAPQFPQAGNFGSRGKMDKCTFCAGGPEEDNSTAEFSKYGRNRIAEGKLPICAEMCSTKALLAGDGNEVADIYRQRVVNRGFGSGAWGWGTAYEKKGA from the coding sequence ATGGCACTTGAAGGACAAGCACGAGCAAAGTTTCTTTGCGATGCCGAACGCTGCATTGAATGTAATGCCTGCGTGACAGCCTGTAAGAATGAACATGAGGTCCCCTGGGGCATCAATCGTCGACGTGTGGTGACCATCGAAGATGGTAAGCCTGGCGAGCGTTCGATCTCGGTAGCTTGCATGCACTGTTCAGACGCGCCCTGTATGGCCGTCTGTCCGGTGGATTGCTTCTACCAGACCGAAGACGGCATCGTATTGCACTCCAAGGATCTGTGCATCGGGTGTGGATACTGCTTCTATGCCTGCCCCTTCGGCGCGCCCCAGTTCCCGCAAGCGGGCAACTTCGGCAGCCGGGGCAAGATGGACAAATGCACCTTCTGTGCAGGTGGTCCTGAAGAAGACAACTCCACGGCCGAGTTCTCCAAATACGGTCGCAACCGTATTGCCGAGGGCAAGCTGCCGATCTGTGCGGAAATGTGTTCAACCAAAGCCCTGTTGGCCGGTGACGGCAACGAGGTGGCGGACATCTATCGCCAACGCGTGGTGAACCGGGGTTTCGGTTCCGGCGCCTGGGGATGGGGCACAGCCTACGAGAAGAAGGGCGCTTAA
- a CDS encoding formate dehydrogenase subunit alpha, with the protein MLRKKTNGVAKGSRAGSLLSSLAATTMDRRGFLTASGVAVGGLAALSLPSTRVRAATPSTEGGNVVLKKSVCTHCSVGCTVEAEVQNGVWTGQEPGWDSPFNMGAHCAKGASVREHGHGERRLKYPMKMVNGQWQKIPWDQAINEIGDKMLQIRDESGPDSVYWLGSAKFNNEQSYLFRKFAAYWGTNNVDHQARICHSTTVAGVANTWGYGAMTNSYNDIHNSQAIFLIGGNPAEAHPVSLLHILKAKEQNNAPLIVCDPRFTRTAAHADEYVRFRPGSDVALIWGLLWHIFENSWEDKEFIRTRVYGMDDIREEVKRWNPEEVERVTGAPGAQLERVARTLVNNRPGTVIWCMGGTQHTNGNNNTRAYCILQLALGNMGVPGGGTNIFRGHDNVQGATDLGVLADTLPGYYGLAAGSWAHWARVWEEDLDWLKGRFAVWDKDGKSRAMMNEKGIPVSRWIDGVLEAKENLGQPDNTRAMVLWGHAPNSQTRMLEMKEAMEKLDLLVVVDPFPTVSAVLHDRKDGAYLLPATTQFETSGSVTASNRSLQWREKVIEPLFDSKVDHEIMKLFADKFGFTDRMFRNIAIEGDEPVIEDITREFNRGMWTIGYTGQSPERLKKHMANQHHFDKTTLRAVGGPCDGDIYGLPWPSWGTPEMNHPGTPNLYDMSLPVSQGGLTFRARFGVERDGENLLAEGVYSKNSEIKDGYPEFTMQMLMDLGWDGDLTAEERASIDAVAGPETNWKTDLSGGIQRVAIKHECAPFGNAKARAIVWNFPDPVPLHREPLYTSRRDLVKDYPTYEDKHFWRVPTLYESIQKKDFSKDFPLILTSGRLVEYEGGGDETRSNPWLAELQQDMFIEVNPYDANNLNIREGNDVWVSGPEGARIKVKAMITERVGRGVVFMPFHFGGHLEGKDLRDKYPKGADPYVLGESSNTVQTYGYDSVTQMQETKCTLCAIMPA; encoded by the coding sequence ATGTTGAGGAAGAAAACAAACGGGGTAGCGAAAGGCTCCCGGGCGGGATCTTTACTTTCATCCCTCGCCGCAACGACCATGGACCGCAGGGGATTCCTGACGGCCTCCGGCGTCGCAGTGGGAGGCCTGGCCGCTTTATCGCTGCCGTCGACGCGCGTCAGAGCTGCCACACCATCAACCGAAGGTGGTAACGTCGTTCTGAAAAAATCCGTGTGCACGCACTGCTCCGTCGGCTGCACGGTAGAAGCCGAGGTTCAGAATGGCGTATGGACCGGCCAGGAGCCCGGTTGGGACAGCCCCTTTAATATGGGCGCCCACTGCGCCAAAGGCGCCTCGGTGCGAGAGCACGGTCATGGTGAACGCCGCCTGAAATACCCCATGAAAATGGTCAACGGGCAATGGCAGAAGATTCCCTGGGACCAGGCGATCAACGAGATCGGCGACAAGATGTTGCAGATTCGCGACGAAAGCGGCCCTGATTCGGTCTACTGGCTGGGCAGTGCGAAGTTCAACAACGAACAGTCCTATTTGTTTCGCAAATTTGCTGCCTACTGGGGCACCAACAACGTCGATCACCAGGCCCGGATCTGTCACTCAACGACGGTCGCCGGCGTAGCCAACACCTGGGGCTACGGTGCGATGACCAACTCGTACAACGACATCCACAACTCCCAGGCGATCTTCCTGATCGGCGGTAACCCCGCAGAAGCCCACCCGGTGTCGCTGCTGCACATTCTCAAAGCCAAAGAACAGAACAACGCGCCGCTCATTGTCTGCGATCCGCGCTTCACGCGAACTGCGGCTCACGCTGATGAATATGTGCGCTTCCGGCCGGGTTCAGACGTCGCGCTGATCTGGGGCCTGTTGTGGCACATTTTCGAGAACAGCTGGGAAGACAAGGAGTTCATCCGCACCCGAGTGTACGGCATGGACGACATCCGTGAAGAGGTAAAACGCTGGAACCCGGAGGAAGTGGAGCGTGTTACCGGTGCACCCGGGGCGCAACTCGAGCGTGTGGCGCGTACTCTGGTCAACAACCGGCCGGGTACTGTGATCTGGTGCATGGGTGGTACCCAGCACACCAATGGCAACAACAACACCCGTGCGTACTGCATATTGCAGCTGGCACTTGGCAACATGGGCGTTCCCGGTGGCGGCACCAACATCTTCCGTGGACACGACAACGTTCAGGGCGCCACAGACCTTGGTGTCCTTGCCGATACGCTGCCCGGCTACTATGGCCTGGCCGCTGGCTCCTGGGCCCACTGGGCCCGAGTATGGGAAGAAGACCTGGACTGGCTGAAAGGCCGCTTTGCGGTCTGGGACAAAGATGGCAAGTCCCGCGCGATGATGAACGAGAAAGGCATTCCCGTGTCCCGCTGGATTGATGGTGTTCTGGAGGCCAAGGAAAACCTGGGGCAGCCCGATAACACCCGGGCGATGGTTCTGTGGGGTCACGCACCCAACTCGCAGACCCGTATGCTGGAAATGAAGGAGGCCATGGAAAAACTGGACCTGCTCGTCGTCGTAGACCCCTTCCCCACCGTGTCAGCGGTGCTGCACGATCGTAAGGACGGCGCTTACCTGTTGCCTGCAACAACCCAGTTCGAGACCTCAGGTTCGGTAACCGCTTCCAACCGATCGCTCCAGTGGCGTGAAAAGGTCATCGAGCCGCTGTTCGACTCGAAGGTCGATCACGAAATCATGAAGCTGTTTGCGGACAAGTTCGGTTTTACCGATCGCATGTTCCGCAACATTGCCATTGAAGGCGACGAGCCGGTCATTGAAGACATCACGCGCGAATTCAACCGTGGCATGTGGACCATTGGCTATACTGGCCAATCGCCGGAACGCCTGAAAAAGCACATGGCGAACCAGCACCACTTCGACAAGACCACCCTGCGCGCAGTTGGCGGCCCCTGCGACGGTGATATCTACGGTTTGCCGTGGCCGAGCTGGGGCACCCCGGAGATGAACCACCCCGGAACACCGAACCTCTACGACATGTCGTTGCCGGTGTCCCAGGGCGGCCTCACCTTCCGTGCCCGTTTTGGTGTCGAGCGCGACGGCGAGAACCTGCTTGCCGAAGGCGTCTACTCGAAAAATTCCGAGATCAAGGATGGCTACCCCGAGTTCACCATGCAGATGTTGATGGACCTGGGCTGGGATGGCGACCTGACGGCCGAAGAGCGTGCCAGTATTGATGCCGTTGCCGGCCCCGAGACCAACTGGAAGACAGACCTGTCAGGCGGTATCCAGCGTGTTGCCATCAAACACGAGTGTGCACCCTTTGGTAACGCCAAAGCCCGCGCTATCGTCTGGAACTTCCCGGACCCCGTACCGCTCCACCGTGAACCCCTGTACACCAGCCGTCGAGATCTGGTCAAAGATTATCCGACGTATGAAGACAAGCACTTCTGGCGTGTCCCGACCCTGTACGAGTCCATTCAGAAGAAGGATTTCAGCAAGGACTTCCCCCTCATTCTCACTTCAGGCCGTCTGGTTGAATATGAGGGTGGTGGTGACGAGACTCGCTCGAATCCCTGGCTGGCGGAACTGCAGCAGGACATGTTCATCGAGGTGAATCCGTACGATGCGAATAACCTGAACATTCGTGAAGGCAACGACGTCTGGGTTTCCGGCCCTGAAGGCGCGCGCATCAAGGTGAAGGCGATGATCACAGAGCGCGTCGGCAGAGGTGTGGTCTTTATGCCCTTCCACTTCGGTGGACACCTGGAAGGTAAGGACCTGAGGGACAAGTATCCCAAAGGTGCCGATCCCTACGTCCTGGGTGAATCCAGTAACACGGTTCAGACATACGGGTATGACTCGGTCACGCAGATGCAAGAGACCAAGTGCACCCTGTGTGCGATTATGCCGGCATAA
- a CDS encoding twin-arginine translocation signal domain-containing protein encodes MDNQQRDNSRRRFLRMAATAVPAAVAVAVAPNAAAEVVSSDAPKSSGLRDTEHTRKYLESARF; translated from the coding sequence ATGGACAACCAACAGCGTGATAACAGCCGTCGCCGCTTCTTGCGGATGGCAGCGACAGCAGTTCCAGCTGCCGTTGCCGTGGCAGTAGCACCGAACGCCGCAGCCGAGGTCGTCTCTTCAGACGCCCCCAAAAGCAGCGGTCTACGTGACACTGAGCACACAAGAAAGTATCTGGAATCGGCTCGCTTTTGA